From Drosophila subpulchrella strain 33 F10 #4 breed RU33 unplaced genomic scaffold, RU_Dsub_v1.1 Primary Assembly Seq354, whole genome shotgun sequence, the proteins below share one genomic window:
- the LOC119560548 gene encoding uncharacterized protein LOC119560548, whose translation MDYNPKGNLRLILNRVSASDYGSLLTLPHLRCLEINGSYEQGTLVEIFKKLELVKVPSLIINTMNPFTEVLRNLLKKGWKLRPQITPVIKVQEIAALSNCRSLKKLVCGFSDTENIHLLHNLFALEELTITTKPRNGSLQALFAALASREVPSLQHFRLLNGAINSLEAEELARIKSLKVVQCAFLDARDIEKLSDLAKEHLVRLEITSMQKCHETSPGVLKVLQSSENEMSLSTRDVLLVFNRKQRFIVLQMSIFETYSDETLLVPLASLEWLENITITYKRGNLKTFFNALSMRTNNIIKKLKIDGGSLDFNETLELINIKSLRKFHGKLNDPRSFQHLAHLNHIDIGDSFDNKFPENMLNIFDSTQEELTISDQKKEISFNIKTGQLTLSNAFSLDTNDIAPLASLKNLRSVRILGNNEGRSLQDFMAKLASRQNLSLQELIMETNKDEAKSSVFKLNPIELNEVTAIKSLRTLKCGFSDPKDLEMLSELPELTYLIVGLNQENVIKSLLRKLCLNDFKNPVRLLAEGTVAFEIGSQQIFIKELIISKEQGCTPLVELFRMLDLASGSTLQRLVVKGAPIVQYEADEFSKIKSLQKLIYRFKKLIDIRGLVRLFELTSLIIGRRNFPKRDSEKVEQKENLMTRIPDHISRDFMSSYFKNLKGVAQHLDRQRLFIELPNDECSVKTIFEPLPAGLTHTLEDLAITHRYLDFEEVKRITQIASLKKLRCGIWEALSFSLIRNLRSLECLEIKSYPKFMEISDHLVLSFQECSQIQFIDLHFNSRVQLISADFVERAIEALKLVRDPKLRGPLKLSCFVSQVFIEPKNFIDEEYLSLSIYEHQDYEELWIYYKDYNCN comes from the exons ATGGACTATAACCCAAAGGGGAATCTGCGCCTTATTCTGAACCGAGTTAGTGCTTCGGATTATGGGTCGTTGCTCACTTTGCCACATTTAAGATGCCTTGAAATAAACGGTAGTTATGAACAAGGTACTCttgttgaaatttttaaaaagctCGAATTGGTTAAGGTACCTAGTTTGATAATAAACACAATGAATCCATTTACAGAAGTGCTTAGAAACCTACTAAAAAAGGGCTGGAAGTTGAGACCCCAAATTACACCGGTGATTAAAGTGCAGGAAATTGCAGCACTGTCCAATTGCAGGTCCTTGAAAAAATTAGTTTGTGGATTTTCCGACACCGAAAACATACATCTTCTGCACAATCTTTTTGCACTTGAAGAGTTAACCATTACCACAAAACCAAGAAACGGTTCGCTACAGGCCCTATTTGCCGCTCTAGCTTCCAGGGAAGTTCCATCTCTCCAACATTTTCGGCTCTTAAATGGAGCGATCAATTCCTTGGAAGCTGAAGAATTGGCTCGAATAAAATCTTTGAAAGTGGTGCAGTGTGCCTTTCTCGACGCCCGGGACATCGAGAAACTCTCAGACCTAGCTAAAGAACACCTTGTAAGGCTTGAAATTACTTCTATGCAAAAGTGCCATGAAACTTCTCCTGGTGTTCTTAAAGTCTTACAGTCTTCGGAAAATGAAATGAGCCTATCTACAAGAGACGTTTTGTTAGTGTTTAATCGGAAACAAAGGTTTATTGTTCTTCAAATGAGTATTTTTGAGACGTACTCAGATGAGACCCTGCTGGTTCCCCTAGCCAGTTTAGAATGGTTAGAAAACATTACAATAACCTATAAACGCGGCaacttaaaaacatttttcaatgCCCTATCTATGAGGACCAATAATATCATTAAAAAACTCAAAATTGACGGCGGATCTCTTGATTTTAATGAGACACTGGaacttattaatattaaatctCTTAGAAAATTTCATGGCAAACTAAACGACCCACGCAGCTTTCAGCATTTGGCACATTTAAACCATATCGATATTGGGGATTCCTTTGATAACAAATTTCCAGAGAACATGCTCAACATTTTTGATTCCACTCAGGAAGAGCTAACCATCAGTGATCAGAAAAAGGAAATAAGTTTTAACATTAAAACTGGTCAATTAACACTTTCTAACGCATTTTCTCTTGACACCAATGATATTGCCCCACTGGCAAGCCTTAAGAACTTAAGGTCTGTGCGAATTTTGGGTAATAATGAAGGAAGATCACTTCAAGACTTTATGGCTAAATTAGCTTCAAGGCAAAATCTTTCTCTTCAAGAACTGATAATGGAAACAAACAAGGATGAAGCTAAGTCAAGCGTTTTTAAACTTAACCCTATCGAGTTGAATGAAGTGACTGCCATCAAATCTCTAAGAACCCTAAAATGCGGTTTCTCTGATCCTAAGGACCTCGAAATGCTGTCCGAATTACCAGAACTGACTTATTTAATTGTTGGCCTTAATCaagaaaatgttataaaaagcCTTCTCAGGAAACTTTGTCTgaatgattttaaaaacccGGTTCGTTTGCTTGCAGAGGGGACAGTTGCATTCGAGATTGGGTCAcaacaaatttttattaagGAACTGATCATATCAAAAGAACAAGGTTGCACACCCCTTGTGGAACTTTTCAGAATGTTGGATCTGGCAAGCGGCTCCACTTTGCAGAGACTGGTCGTCAAAGGTGCGCCAATTGTTCAATATGAAGCCGAtgagttttcaaaaataaaatcattgcAGAAGCTAATTTacagatttaaaaaattaattgataTCAGAGGCCTTGTTCGGCTATTTGAATTAACATCACTTATAATTGGGCGCAGAAATTTTCCGAAGAGAGATTCTGAAAAAGTTGAGcagaaagaaaatttaatgACTCGCATACCAGACCACATTTCTCGAGATTTTATGTcatcatattttaaaaacctaAAAGGAGTGGCTCAGCACTTGGATCGTCAAAGATTGTTTATCGAATTGCCAAATGATGAGTGCTCTGTTAAAACTATATTTGAGCCATTGCCCGCTGGCTTAACACACACACTAGAGGATCTAGCTATAACCCACCGGTATCTGGACTTTGAAGAGGTTAAAAGAATTACGCAAATTGCATCATTAAAAAAACTAAGGTGTGGAATTTGGGAGGCACTCAGCTTTTCCCTTATTAGAAACCTCCGCAGTCTTGAATGCTTAGAAATCAAATCTTATccaaaattcatggaaatatCGGATCATCTTGTGCTCTCTTTTCAAGAATGCTCGCAAATCCAGTTCATCGATTTGCATTTTAATTCTCGAGTGCAGCTCATCAGTGCTGATTTCGTGGAGCGAGCAATTGAAGCATTAAAACTAGTCAGAGATCCAAAACTTCGGGGTCCATTGAAGTTAAGCTGTTTCGTCAGTCAAGTTTTTATTGAACCG aaaaattTTATCGACGAAGAGTATTTGAGTCTGTCCATCTATGAACACCAGGACTATGAGGAATTGTGGATATATTATAAAGACTACAACTGTAACTAA
- the LOC119560193 gene encoding uncharacterized protein LOC119560193, which yields MVARILITKVAIASVLLNTPKWLMPLTSDEISILEDYKAILSPFEHATVHTSSSTSVTVSSVIPVVCDILHNLTGMKTNLQTKVGQDVCDGILQGVNKRLVPYENRTVTRMTTILDPRFKKEGFWNPFNFSQGVKSLEDELSLINAPTKSSAFSSPPTPESTAESNLLFSFLQTNQTQKIQSGREDSILALRKYLNAINLDPAQNPLDYWKISNDAGFKTCVFKYFCVPATSTESERMFSKAGLVVSEKRSSLKPKNVNMVLFLNKNDWII from the exons ATGGTGGCCAGAATTTTGATCACAAAGGTTGCCATCGCAAGTGTGCTACTAAACACGCCCAAATGGTTAATGCCGCTAACATCTGATGAAATATCCATTCTGGAGGATTACAAGGCAATACTTTCACCTTTTGAGCATGCAACGGTACACACATCTTCGAGTACTTCTGTGACAGTGTCTTCAGTGATTCCGGTTGTTTGTGATATTTTACACAATCTGACAGGCATGAAAACTAATCTCCAGACTAAGGTGGGTCAAGATGTCTGTGATGGCATACTTCAAGGGGTCAATAAAAGATTGGTCCCCTATGAAAATCGTACGGTAACACGAATGACCACAATTTTAGACCCTCGCTTCAAAAAGGAGGGATTTTGGAATCCATTTAACTTCTCCCAAGGGGTTAAATCGTTGGAGGATGAACTGTCGCTCATAAATGCTCCAACAAAATCCTCTGCATTTTCAAGCCCGCCAACACCAGAATCCACAGCAGAGTCCAACCTATTATTCAGTTTTTTACAAACTAATCAAACTCAAAAAATTCAAAGCGGTCGCGAGGATTCCATATTGGCTTTGCGAAAATacttgaatgcgattaatttGGACCCTGCCCAAAACCCTTTGGATTATTGGAAG ATATCAAATGACGCCGGATTCAAAACATGCGTTTTTAAATACTTCTGCGTACCGGCCACCTCTACTGAAAGTGAGAGGATGTTCAGTAAAGCTGGACTAGTTGTTAGCGAGAAGAGAAGCTCGctaaaaccaaaaaatgtcAATATGGTTTTATTTCTAAACAAAAATGATTGGataatttag